A single region of the Brassica rapa cultivar Chiifu-401-42 chromosome A03, CAAS_Brap_v3.01, whole genome shotgun sequence genome encodes:
- the LOC103857019 gene encoding putative F-box/LRR-repeat protein At5g54820: MVLTNFEPLLKTSRFESLTINGCRELDFDTIEGNMRKVAIKNCDFSINCTFDLPRVDILKYSGDLFRFEFDNMNTIISEVEFDFRVLDNNNDESNDSTTAEGGMLCHLLNNLLDDGGRTATTLTVCPFLLKMIPRSEHPHFLRPMETKHLVLKTELHPREFNGIRLLLLNCPKLETLTIDLLPPSPIATASSYAGIDPQTYWMQNISYECQRETLKAVVVKNFAGGENELHIVKFFIQSECEHLERVELYMPFDLDEGRKMFANAKSEMLQRSSNRVQVVVHNS, encoded by the exons ATGGTACTGACGAATTTTGAACCTTTGCTAAAGACTTCAAGGTTTGAGAGTTTAACTATCAATGGCTGCCGGGAACTTGATTTCGATACGATAGAAGGGAATATGAGGAAAGTTGCAATCAAAAACTGCGACTTTTCCATTAACTGCACCTTTGACCTCCCTAGAGTTGACATACTCAAGTACTCTGGAGATCTTTTCCGCTTCGAATTCGATAATATGAATACCATCATAAGCGAAGTTGAATTTGATTTCCGGGTGTTGGACAATAACAATGATGAATCAAATGATTCGACCACCGCAGAAGGAGGCATGCTTTGTCATCTCCTTAACAATCTCCTTGATGATGGTGGTCGAACTGCTACGACCTTAACGGTCTGTCCGTTTCTACTCAAG ATGATTCCAAGATCTGAGCATCCACATTTTCTTCGCCCGatggaaacaaaacatttagtGCTGAAGACGGAATTGCATCCGAGAGAGTTCAATGGAATTAGGCTTCTTCTCCTTAATTGCCCAAAATTGGAAACACTCACTATAGATTTGCTTCCTCCAAGCCCCATTGCA ACGGCTTCATCATATGCTGGCATAGATCCACAGACATACTGGATGCAAAACATATCATATGAGTGTCAGAGAGAGACTCTGAAAGCAGTTGTGGTGAAGAACTTCGCTGGTGGAGAAAATGAGCTGCACATAGTGAAGTTTTTTATTCAGTCTGAATGTGAGCATCTGGAGAGAGTTGAGCTGTACATGCCGTTTGATTTGGACGAGGGTCGAAAGATGTTTGCAAATGCCAAATCTGAAATGCTGCAACGCAGTTCCAACCGTGTCCAAGTTGTTGTGCACAATTCTTGA
- the LOC103857018 gene encoding uncharacterized protein LOC103857018, producing MDKDSHTTSGDPLAKRKRGRPRKHFKLDDSNNNRSPPGFSRTQHQDEALVGQHVTGVIEATFEDGFLLSVKVGGSDTMLRGVVFKPGHFHPLSADNDVAPHVPMIRRNNDLVDHRRSAAQRGRKSRLHEKRGARALVPVPIQPKPLLPPVHHGHIRTETESQVSGASNGKPFETLFTQVMEKGQVHAESEEQALSIEPLQAIHPVHPVHMPKPMPSNGRGNMTELLQAVQENVRETHFSQGQ from the exons ATGGACAAGGACAGCCACACTACCTCCGGAGATCCCTTGGCCAAACGGAAACGAGGCCGCCCGAGGAAACACTTCAAGCTTGACGACTCCAACAACAACCGTTCTCCTCCAGGTTTTAGCAGGACTCAGCACCAGGATGAAGCTTTGGTCGGACAACATGTTACTGGCGTGATCGAGGCAACCTTTGAAGACGGGTTCTTGCTTTCAGTTAAGGTTGGGGGTTCAGACACCATGCTTAGAGGTGTGGTGTTCAAGCCTGGTCACTTCCATCCTCTATCGGCTGACAACGACGTTGCTCCTCACGTTCCAATGATCAGAAGAAACAATGACCTTGTGGATCATCGTAGATCAGCAGCTCAACGAGGTCGCAAATCGAGGTTACATGAGAAGCGTGGTGCTAGAGCATTGGTTCCTGTCCCTATTCAGCCTAAGCCTCTTTTGCCTCCGGTCCACCACGGTCATATCCGGACCGAGACCGAGTCTCAAGTGAGTGGAGCTAGTAACGGCAAACCATTTGAGACGCTATTTACACAAGTGATGGAGAAAGGTCAAGTGCACGCCGAGTCGGAGGAGCAGGCTCTGTCTATTGAGCCGTTGCAGGCGATACACCCTGTGCATCCAGTCCATATGCCAAAACCTATGCCGAGTAATGGACGAGGCAACATGACAGAGCTTCTTCAG GCCGTGCAGGAGAATGTGAGAGAGACCCATTTTTCACAAGGACAATGA